The following is a genomic window from Hymenobacter gelipurpurascens.
CGGCCGTTGCTTCGCCAGAGCCTCTCACGCCGGCCGTGTTTGCTCAGCTTTACCACTACGCGCTAGGCCAAGCCACGCGCCGCGACACCAGCTTACTGCCTACTCTCAGCCAACTTGCTGCCCAACCAGAAAACGCTGCTTATGCTGATCAGCTGCAGTTTCTGCGGGCACTGTCTCAGCAGTATGGCGGCCGTCCGGTAGCGGCCCAGAGCATCCTTCGCCCGCTGGCTACCGGCTCTGGACCATCGGCGGCTTACTATCAAACAATACAAGGCCTCTGGCTGATGGACCAACGCCTCTATGCCGCAGCAGCTCCACGTTTGGCCGAGGCCACGCAAAACGGCTCCGTGCCGGCCGCGCTGCCTCAGGCCTACGCATTGGCTCTCAGCGGCCAGCTCGATTCTGCTCGTCGGGTGGTCACCTACTTACTCAAACAACCCCGGAGCCCGCAGGCCCGCCTCGCCGGAAACTTATATACGGTACTCCAGCCTGATTTTAAATCGGGGTACGCACAGGCATCTGACTCCCTAAAAGCACAATACCTGGTACTGCGCGGCGACGAGCTACCCGCTTCTTCTGATTTACTAGCACCTGCCGCCGACCTGCAACAGCCCGCGCCGCGTGAAGCCGCGTTACTAGCACAATTGCCCCGGGCCTTACGTGCAGGCCAGCAGGCCGCTGCCCAGGAGGCGGTCCGTCGCTTTGCGCCCGCCCCTGCTACCCGTTCTGCTCGCGCCTCCGCCTGGAACGTAGCTCGCGGCGAGCTACTGATTCGGTCTCAACAGTGGCCTAGCCTGCAGCAGCTCACGCAGCAGGCCTATCTGGTAGGCCCCGATGTGGCATGGAAGCGCTATTTCCAGGCCAAGCTGGCCGAAGCGAACAAACAACCTGAGCAAGCAGCTAAACTCTATGCCGCGCTAGTGCAGGAAACGCCTTTCGTGGAAAGCGGGATTCTGGCGGCAGCCAACTTCTACACGCAGCGTCAGGATTTCAACACGGCATACAACACCCTGCTGAAGGGAATTGAATACAACCCCGAGTCAACGGAGCTCCTGAAGGCCTACATTCTGGCGGCTATTCCGGTTGGTCTTACTGAATATGCAGCAGCTCCAATGGAACATTTAGGGGCTTTGCTTTCACCTGAGGAATATAGTACCTTTCGTACGAGGGTAGAAGCACAGCGCTCCGCGCAGGCTACCGCCAATGCCCCCTGGAACTAATCTGCCCTGGTTATGCTGAATCCTGTCATAGAGACTACTGACATTTCTAAGGTCTACCGCATGGGGACGGAGGAGATTCATGCCCTACAATCGGTATCCATTACCATTCAGCGCGGCGAGTACGTAGCCTTCATGGGCCCATCCGGCTCCGGAAAATCCACGCTGATGAATATCATTGGCTGTCTGGACACGCCCAGCAGCGGCCGTTACATTCTGAACGGCAAGGATGTCAGCAACATGACCGATAACCAGTTGGCCGATGTGCGCAACCGGGAAATTGGGTTCGTGTTCCAATCGTTTAACCTGCTGCCCCGCGCCACCGCGCTCGATAACGTGGCCCTGCCGCTCATTTATGCGGGCTATGGCAAATCGGAACGGCAGGCCATTGCCCACGAAGCGTTGCGTAGTGTAGGCCTGGCAGAACGCTCACTGCACCGGCCCAATGAACTCAGTGGCGGCCAGCGCCAGCGCGTAGCCATTGCACGCGCCTTGGTCAACAACCCCAGCATTATCCTCGCCGACGAGCCTACCGGCGCCCTGGATACGCGCACCAGCCATGAGATTATGGACTTGTTCGAGGCTCTCTATGCCAAAGGCAATACCATTATTATGGTGACGCACGAAGAGGACATTGCGCGCTACGCCCACCGCATTGTGCGTCTGCGCGATGGCCTCGTGGAGTCTGATACCATCAATCATGATGTCAACAGCCATCAGCAGTTGGTGAGCAAATAAGCTCACGTCATTTGGCAGCAGGCAACAGGATTACGATGGGGCCGCAACTTTTAGCCAAGCTGCCTGTCTCTGTAGTACTTTCTGTTTTACGTTCCTGCTTTTGAAAATCTATACCAAGACCGGCGACCAAGGCCTCACCTCCCTCATCGGCGGTACCCGCGTACCCAAATCCAGCCTGCGCATCGACTGCTACGGCACCGTAGATGAGCTCAACTCCTACATCGGCCTGGTGCGCGATCAGGAAGTAAATGCCGCTCGTAGGCCACTGCTGAAGGAAATC
Proteins encoded in this region:
- a CDS encoding ABC transporter ATP-binding protein, encoding MLNPVIETTDISKVYRMGTEEIHALQSVSITIQRGEYVAFMGPSGSGKSTLMNIIGCLDTPSSGRYILNGKDVSNMTDNQLADVRNREIGFVFQSFNLLPRATALDNVALPLIYAGYGKSERQAIAHEALRSVGLAERSLHRPNELSGGQRQRVAIARALVNNPSIILADEPTGALDTRTSHEIMDLFEALYAKGNTIIMVTHEEDIARYAHRIVRLRDGLVESDTINHDVNSHQQLVSK